One window from the genome of Bradyrhizobium sp. 4 encodes:
- a CDS encoding alkaline phosphatase family protein, which translates to MKAPVTSPATRRVILVSFDGLRPDLINATATPHLHRLQRQGVTLGRNVTVYPSETRAAMPSLVTGASPGRHGMVGNQYLDRAAVPSRYVDTADDQLVETLDTLSGGRLMGVPSLGEVLAAHGKTLAVLASNSAGTTRLFNHKARTLGHPTISGHFARLATSRSLLEALNARIGPPPAPPPAGTPDLAAQSYLTAALLDIVWPQLRPDVTILSFGEPDSSSHYCGTAEVRTLEALAWADQQFGRVLDWWEAEGRRQDVHIIAVSDHGHVSVHAQADVHQVLRDAGFRCGSAPGQDVDAILVPGQVGAIYLADPSELKIRRAVAAMTKAPWCGPIFTAGRNDIEGIAPGSFARQLVMADHARSSDILFSYRADSEVDPFGLIGRTWSNDAPIGLGVHGGLHPKEMAAVGILAGPALRSGSLSEVPSGICDIAPTILHLLGIVAPSQMDGRVLNETFATFPQAAPASVVETVYEAGSSTYHQVLRRIQVGAVGYIEGGFAESAA; encoded by the coding sequence GTGAAGGCCCCTGTAACTTCCCCTGCTACCCGCCGCGTCATCCTTGTCAGTTTCGATGGGCTCCGTCCCGATCTTATAAATGCTACAGCGACTCCTCATCTTCACAGGCTTCAGCGCCAGGGCGTGACCCTCGGCCGGAATGTCACCGTCTATCCGAGCGAAACGCGGGCGGCGATGCCTAGTCTTGTTACCGGCGCATCACCCGGGCGCCATGGCATGGTCGGGAACCAATACCTCGACCGCGCAGCGGTGCCGTCCCGCTATGTCGACACGGCCGATGACCAGCTGGTCGAAACCCTGGATACGTTGAGCGGCGGGCGTCTCATGGGCGTGCCATCGCTCGGCGAGGTTCTTGCCGCCCACGGCAAGACGCTCGCGGTGCTCGCGTCGAATTCTGCCGGGACGACCCGCTTGTTCAACCACAAGGCGCGCACGCTCGGCCATCCCACAATCTCGGGGCACTTCGCGCGGCTCGCGACTTCCCGATCTCTTCTCGAGGCGCTGAATGCTCGAATCGGTCCTCCCCCGGCGCCCCCGCCTGCAGGAACGCCCGACCTCGCAGCCCAGAGCTATCTGACGGCGGCTTTGCTCGACATCGTCTGGCCACAGCTTCGGCCTGACGTCACCATTCTCTCCTTTGGCGAACCGGACAGCTCGTCTCATTACTGCGGCACGGCGGAGGTACGGACCTTGGAAGCGCTCGCCTGGGCCGATCAGCAATTCGGTCGCGTTCTGGACTGGTGGGAGGCTGAAGGCCGGCGGCAGGACGTCCACATCATTGCCGTCTCAGATCATGGACACGTGAGCGTCCATGCGCAGGCTGACGTTCACCAAGTGCTCAGAGATGCCGGATTTCGTTGCGGCTCGGCGCCTGGGCAAGACGTAGATGCGATTCTCGTTCCCGGGCAGGTGGGGGCCATTTATCTGGCAGACCCCTCGGAGCTGAAGATCCGGCGAGCCGTCGCAGCAATGACCAAGGCGCCGTGGTGCGGACCGATCTTCACCGCTGGACGAAATGACATCGAGGGCATCGCGCCGGGCAGTTTTGCGCGACAGCTTGTGATGGCAGATCATGCCCGTTCCAGCGACATCCTGTTCTCCTATCGTGCCGATAGTGAAGTCGATCCATTCGGCCTCATCGGCCGAACCTGGAGCAACGACGCGCCGATCGGACTGGGAGTACACGGCGGCTTGCATCCTAAAGAGATGGCGGCGGTCGGCATTCTCGCCGGACCTGCCCTCCGCTCGGGCAGCCTTTCAGAAGTTCCGTCGGGGATCTGCGACATCGCGCCGACCATTCTGCATCTTCTGGGAATTGTCGCCCCTAGCCAAATGGATGGGCGCGTCCTCAACGAGACGTTTGCGACATTCCCCCAGG
- a CDS encoding ABC transporter permease, whose translation MPFAHVKKKRVLRWRNVAVQGAIAWLALMLVIAILADRLAPYDYAALDLRHRLAAPIGFGGHVSHLFGTDELGRDLLARLLISIRMSLFIAFGATLIGACLGTTLGFLAAHFRGWVEQVILACVDFQASMPFLVLALAVLAFVGNSLLLFVALLGLHGWERYARVTRALAMSANTQGYVVAVRQLGAGPCRLYLRHILPNIASTLIVTMTLAFPDIILLESGLSFLGLGVQPPLTSLGNMVGYGRDYLTRAPWILVPSSLIISLTTLSISLVGDWLRDRMDKTLS comes from the coding sequence ATGCCGTTTGCTCACGTTAAGAAGAAGAGAGTACTTCGTTGGCGCAATGTTGCTGTGCAAGGCGCCATCGCTTGGCTCGCGCTCATGCTCGTCATCGCGATCCTGGCAGATCGTCTCGCTCCCTATGATTATGCCGCACTTGATCTTCGGCATCGTCTCGCCGCGCCTATTGGCTTCGGGGGGCACGTATCGCATCTGTTCGGCACCGACGAGCTTGGCAGGGATCTGCTGGCGCGCTTACTTATATCGATCCGGATGAGCCTTTTCATTGCTTTTGGAGCCACGTTGATAGGCGCATGCCTGGGTACCACGCTCGGCTTTCTCGCCGCCCATTTCCGCGGCTGGGTCGAACAGGTCATCCTCGCATGTGTCGATTTCCAGGCCAGCATGCCGTTTCTCGTTCTAGCGCTCGCGGTACTTGCATTCGTGGGTAACTCTCTGCTGCTCTTCGTGGCCCTCCTTGGCCTTCATGGCTGGGAGCGCTACGCGCGCGTCACGCGCGCGCTCGCGATGAGCGCGAACACGCAAGGCTATGTGGTCGCCGTACGCCAGCTGGGCGCAGGACCTTGCCGCCTTTACCTGCGCCACATCCTACCGAACATCGCCTCAACCTTGATCGTCACCATGACTCTTGCCTTTCCGGATATTATTCTGCTCGAGAGTGGTCTGAGCTTCCTTGGTCTGGGCGTGCAGCCCCCGCTCACCTCCCTCGGCAATATGGTCGGCTATGGTCGTGACTATCTGACCCGCGCGCCCTGGATACTCGTCCCCTCTTCGCTGATCATCTCGCTCACCACACTGTCCATCTCGCTGGTGGGGGACTGGCTGCGCGACCGCATGGACAAGACATTATCGTGA
- a CDS encoding ABC transporter permease, producing MTRFIMTRVARAVLTIAMVVTFAFVVLRASGDPARAMLSPETSADAVEAFRKAWGLDAPLWVQYVKYLLAVVHGDLGQSMRDGRTAATVVAERIPVTLMLTAPALALNLLLGIPAGIYAALKRDSFTDRLVMMVTVAGFTVPSFVLGLVLVLAFAVELPWFPSGGAGSVRHMVLPVVTLGLGGAAVLARFTRSAMLEVLGQAYIRTASAKGVPWRRVVTGHALPNAAIPVLTIVGLMVGNLIAGTVLVESVFSWPGIGSLLVVSVVSRDLAVVQCILLLVAAAMIATNLAVDLLYGMFDPRLRDTRSAGGA from the coding sequence ATGACCCGCTTCATCATGACTCGGGTGGCTCGCGCCGTGCTCACCATAGCGATGGTAGTCACATTCGCCTTCGTGGTTCTGCGAGCCTCTGGCGATCCCGCTCGCGCGATGCTGTCGCCTGAAACGTCGGCCGATGCGGTCGAGGCGTTTCGCAAGGCTTGGGGGCTCGATGCACCACTCTGGGTCCAATACGTAAAATATCTTCTTGCGGTCGTCCACGGAGATCTCGGCCAATCCATGCGGGACGGGCGTACTGCCGCCACGGTTGTTGCCGAACGCATCCCGGTCACGCTGATGCTCACTGCTCCGGCACTCGCCCTCAATCTTCTCCTAGGCATTCCGGCCGGCATCTATGCAGCCCTCAAGCGCGACAGTTTCACGGACCGTCTGGTGATGATGGTGACGGTAGCGGGCTTCACCGTGCCATCATTCGTGCTCGGGCTCGTACTCGTGCTCGCCTTTGCGGTCGAGCTTCCCTGGTTTCCTTCAGGGGGCGCCGGCAGCGTGCGCCATATGGTCCTGCCGGTGGTCACGCTTGGCCTGGGCGGCGCGGCCGTTCTGGCTCGTTTCACCCGCAGCGCCATGCTCGAGGTGCTCGGGCAAGCCTATATCCGCACGGCGAGTGCCAAGGGTGTGCCATGGCGCAGAGTCGTGACGGGTCATGCCCTGCCCAATGCCGCCATACCAGTGTTGACCATCGTGGGTTTGATGGTAGGCAACTTAATCGCGGGGACGGTGCTCGTCGAAAGCGTCTTTTCCTGGCCGGGAATCGGCAGTCTGCTCGTCGTCTCCGTCGTAAGTCGCGATCTGGCTGTGGTCCAATGCATCTTGCTGCTGGTGGCAGCCGCCATGATCGCGACGAACCTCGCAGTCGATCTCCTTTACGGTATGTTCGATCCGCGTCTGCGCGATACGCGCTCTGCTGGAGGAGCGTAG
- a CDS encoding oligopeptide/dipeptide ABC transporter ATP-binding protein, with amino-acid sequence MTMTVAPLLQADGLVRRYSLRQGLFRGHSTVHAVNGLSLSLASGKTLGLVGESGCGKSTAGRLLIGLERPDAGTVSFGGEELPPMGDIRWRHLRMRIQMVFQDPLGALDRRLTIGAQIAEPLEIHRIGSKSERADLINRLLADVGLRTDHGARYPHELSGGQRQRAVLARALATDPDLIVCDEPVSALDVSIQAQVVNLLRDLQERRHMAMIFISHDLRVVRQISDRIAVMYLGSIVEEGSPDAVLRAPLHPYSKALVSAVPRPGRRSERTILQGDPPNPSARLAGCAFHPRCPAALPACARIVPELTSVGAGRRVACHLINRDGLQVGSVA; translated from the coding sequence ATGACGATGACGGTCGCACCGCTTCTTCAAGCCGATGGGCTTGTCCGACGATATTCCTTGCGCCAGGGCCTGTTTCGGGGCCACTCGACGGTCCACGCCGTCAATGGACTGTCGCTGTCTCTGGCCAGCGGCAAGACGCTCGGACTTGTTGGCGAATCGGGCTGCGGAAAATCCACCGCGGGCCGGCTTCTCATTGGCCTGGAACGACCGGATGCGGGCACCGTCAGCTTCGGCGGAGAAGAGTTGCCGCCGATGGGCGATATCCGTTGGCGGCATCTCAGGATGCGAATCCAAATGGTATTTCAGGACCCGCTGGGGGCGCTCGATCGCCGGCTGACGATCGGGGCGCAAATCGCAGAACCGCTCGAAATTCATCGGATCGGCAGCAAGTCCGAAAGAGCGGACCTGATCAATAGGCTCCTCGCTGACGTTGGCCTCAGAACCGATCACGGGGCGCGCTATCCTCATGAACTCTCAGGTGGCCAACGCCAGCGTGCGGTGTTGGCACGAGCACTCGCGACCGATCCGGACCTCATCGTGTGCGACGAGCCGGTGTCCGCGCTCGACGTCTCGATCCAGGCTCAAGTCGTCAATCTTCTGCGTGACCTGCAGGAGCGGCGGCACATGGCGATGATCTTCATCAGCCATGACCTGCGCGTCGTTCGGCAGATCAGTGATCGCATCGCCGTGATGTATCTCGGCTCGATCGTCGAAGAAGGCTCGCCCGATGCAGTTCTGCGCGCCCCCTTGCATCCGTATTCAAAAGCGCTGGTTTCTGCCGTACCCAGGCCTGGACGGCGTAGCGAGCGGACGATCCTGCAAGGTGATCCGCCCAATCCATCGGCGCGGCTCGCCGGCTGCGCCTTCCATCCACGTTGTCCGGCGGCTCTTCCGGCCTGCGCACGGATTGTGCCCGAGCTCACATCCGTAGGCGCAGGACGCAGGGTCGCTTGCCATTTGATCAACAGGGATGGTCTCCAAGTTGGGAGCGTCGCCTGA
- a CDS encoding ABC transporter ATP-binding protein: MTPLLEITGLQVAFDQVPVLRGINLSLRRGEALGMVGESGCGKSVTWLAALDLLGARARTAGSVRFAGEELLHAPARHLEQVRGRRIAMIFQDPTSALNPVRTVGDQIGEALQLHRGMDRRSALNEARRLLDQVGIPDAARRLGGYPHEFSGGQNQRVMIAMALAGQPDILIADEPTTALDVTIQAQILELLQEIQRERGMALVLISHDLGVVAEICERVLVLYAGHIIEEAPAVRPFDHPTHPYTRGLVGALPNLDGPRQRLAAIPGVVPSPADLPPGCPFAPRCDLRTDRCGECTVELTSVEDNADHRIACLHVTGQRCQDETVAA, translated from the coding sequence ATGACACCACTTCTTGAGATCACAGGGCTGCAGGTCGCTTTCGACCAGGTGCCGGTGCTGCGTGGAATAAATCTTAGTCTCCGCCGTGGCGAAGCGCTGGGCATGGTCGGCGAAAGTGGTTGCGGAAAGTCGGTGACCTGGCTTGCGGCGCTTGACCTCTTGGGGGCACGCGCCCGGACGGCAGGCAGCGTACGCTTTGCTGGCGAAGAGCTTCTCCATGCTCCCGCCCGTCATCTGGAACAGGTGCGTGGTCGCCGAATTGCAATGATCTTTCAGGATCCGACCAGCGCGCTCAATCCCGTGCGTACCGTGGGCGATCAGATCGGCGAAGCTCTGCAGCTCCATCGTGGGATGGACAGGCGCAGCGCGCTGAATGAAGCGCGTCGTCTGCTGGATCAGGTCGGCATTCCCGATGCGGCGCGACGGCTTGGCGGCTATCCGCACGAGTTTTCCGGTGGGCAGAATCAGCGGGTCATGATTGCCATGGCGCTTGCGGGACAGCCCGACATCCTCATCGCCGATGAACCCACCACCGCTTTGGACGTCACTATTCAGGCGCAGATCCTTGAGCTTCTGCAAGAGATCCAACGCGAAAGAGGCATGGCGCTGGTCCTGATCTCACATGATCTGGGCGTTGTCGCCGAGATCTGCGAGCGCGTGCTGGTGCTTTACGCCGGGCACATCATTGAAGAAGCACCCGCCGTGCGTCCGTTCGACCATCCCACTCATCCATATACACGCGGGCTTGTTGGGGCCCTCCCGAATCTGGACGGGCCTCGGCAGCGCCTCGCCGCCATTCCCGGTGTCGTTCCGAGCCCGGCGGACCTTCCGCCAGGATGTCCCTTCGCGCCACGCTGCGACCTGCGCACGGACCGGTGTGGCGAATGCACTGTCGAATTGACGTCTGTGGAGGATAATGCCGACCACAGAATTGCCTGCCTGCATGTCACCGGCCAGCGGTGCCAGGACGAGACCGTCGCCGCATGA
- a CDS encoding ABC transporter substrate-binding protein, translating into MTRSHLTRREALTGAIAAGLLPTASTAWAESDGKKPARRRLRVGMSGFPRTFDPVIATDTAIRRIMPQLFESLIGFDHANGMVLRPALAERWERVDAQSLRLFLRKGVAFHDGSPLTAEDVAFSLGPDHLLGPGRSGMSDALQSLDRIDKVDVVDPYTVIVHAKGNDALLEQRLASWGAEIVCKRAFTAAGSWERWTAAPVGSGPYKIVNHKLDIHVTLTAHDAYWGGRPPFEGVEYRIIPELSARVNGLLANELDLITDIPPDQFERIEKRADLQISGGPVQNIRSLVLDQNDPVLKDVRIRRAMSLALDRKLLIESLWANRLPIPNGYQLASYGQGYIEDFPALLYDPDKAKELVAAAGYKGEPIIYRLLNNYYPNQISGAQTMIEMWRAVGLNVKIEMMENFAQVQRQPVRAIFDTSNTALFLDHLGHPWREYGPSGALPKSVGVWKNEEYFALGAQLQETAEPEQRRPIVRRMLEIINDVDPPCVILHVSGQFYGKRRDVPWLPGLTLDLNFGPFNSALIRT; encoded by the coding sequence ATGACCCGCAGCCATCTGACACGGCGAGAGGCTTTGACTGGTGCGATCGCAGCAGGTTTGTTGCCGACCGCGAGCACCGCCTGGGCTGAGAGCGACGGCAAGAAACCAGCCCGGCGGCGATTAAGAGTTGGCATGTCGGGCTTTCCCCGCACGTTTGACCCAGTCATCGCAACCGACACCGCCATTCGGCGGATCATGCCACAGCTGTTTGAGAGCCTCATTGGCTTTGACCACGCCAATGGGATGGTGCTGCGGCCGGCATTGGCCGAACGTTGGGAGCGAGTTGATGCGCAGTCGCTGCGGCTGTTCCTGCGCAAAGGCGTGGCGTTCCACGACGGAAGCCCGCTGACTGCCGAAGATGTCGCCTTTAGCCTCGGGCCCGACCATCTCTTAGGACCGGGCCGCAGCGGAATGTCCGATGCGCTGCAGTCGCTGGACCGGATCGACAAAGTGGATGTCGTCGATCCCTATACGGTCATTGTCCACGCCAAAGGGAACGACGCACTGCTTGAGCAGCGTCTGGCTTCCTGGGGAGCGGAGATCGTCTGTAAGCGCGCGTTCACCGCCGCGGGCTCGTGGGAGCGCTGGACGGCAGCTCCAGTAGGGAGCGGCCCGTACAAGATCGTCAATCACAAGCTCGACATCCATGTCACGTTGACTGCGCACGATGCATATTGGGGCGGACGGCCACCATTTGAGGGCGTCGAATATCGCATTATTCCCGAGCTTTCCGCGCGCGTGAACGGCCTTCTTGCGAACGAGCTCGACCTCATCACTGACATCCCACCGGATCAATTCGAGCGTATCGAGAAGCGCGCCGATCTCCAGATCTCGGGCGGGCCAGTACAGAATATCCGCTCGCTCGTGCTCGACCAGAACGATCCAGTGCTGAAAGATGTGCGGATCCGCCGTGCGATGAGCCTTGCGCTCGATCGCAAGCTCTTGATCGAGAGCCTGTGGGCGAACCGTCTGCCGATTCCGAATGGCTATCAACTCGCGAGTTATGGCCAGGGCTACATCGAGGATTTCCCCGCGCTGCTTTATGATCCTGATAAGGCCAAGGAGCTGGTCGCTGCGGCGGGCTACAAAGGAGAGCCGATCATTTATCGGCTCCTCAACAACTACTACCCCAATCAGATCTCTGGCGCGCAAACCATGATCGAGATGTGGCGTGCAGTCGGCCTGAACGTCAAAATCGAGATGATGGAAAACTTTGCCCAAGTTCAGCGCCAGCCGGTGCGGGCGATCTTCGACACCTCCAACACGGCGTTGTTTCTGGATCATCTTGGCCATCCCTGGCGTGAATACGGCCCCAGCGGCGCCCTGCCGAAGTCGGTTGGGGTCTGGAAGAACGAGGAGTATTTCGCCTTGGGCGCGCAGCTCCAGGAGACCGCTGAGCCCGAGCAGCGCCGTCCAATCGTCCGCCGCATGCTCGAGATTATCAATGACGTCGATCCACCCTGTGTGATTTTGCATGTGTCCGGCCAGTTCTATGGCAAGCGGCGCGACGTACCCTGGTTGCCGGGGCTGACGCTCGATCTCAATTTCGGCCCATTCAACAGCGCCTTGATCCGGACCTGA
- a CDS encoding isocitrate lyase/phosphoenolpyruvate mutase family protein, with amino-acid sequence MSSVKRLRTRLDETGLIHVMAAHSPLSALLAEEAGFDALWASGFELSALYGLPDMSLISMTQHLDMLRSIAGRTTLPIIADIDTGYGNAINVIHAVHEYERAGASAVVIEDKTFPKVTSLMAGGRQELLRIEEFQGKIEAAVATRRDPNFLVIARTEALIAGLGETEALQRAKAYEEAGAEMVLIHSKKKDASEIESFSRAWGGSVPLAIVPNAYPDLDAERVKALGNIRVIIYGNYGIRAAATAMRETFRRIIADGGVQNVHKDILPVEEIFDLQNVDSVKAAEARFLR; translated from the coding sequence ATGTCCTCCGTCAAACGCCTTCGTACTCGCCTGGACGAGACCGGTCTCATCCATGTCATGGCCGCCCATAGCCCTCTTTCGGCTCTGCTGGCCGAAGAGGCCGGGTTCGATGCTTTATGGGCATCGGGCTTCGAACTCTCCGCGCTTTACGGTCTGCCGGATATGAGCCTGATCTCGATGACCCAGCATCTCGACATGCTGCGCTCGATCGCTGGACGCACGACGCTGCCGATCATCGCTGACATTGACACCGGTTATGGCAATGCAATCAACGTGATCCACGCCGTTCACGAATACGAGCGAGCTGGCGCCAGCGCTGTGGTAATCGAAGACAAAACCTTTCCGAAAGTGACAAGCCTTATGGCTGGCGGACGCCAGGAACTGCTCCGCATCGAGGAGTTCCAGGGCAAGATCGAGGCCGCTGTTGCGACAAGACGAGACCCCAATTTTCTCGTAATCGCCCGCACCGAAGCCCTGATTGCGGGTCTCGGCGAAACGGAAGCTCTGCAACGAGCAAAAGCTTACGAAGAGGCCGGCGCCGAAATGGTGCTAATCCATTCGAAAAAGAAGGATGCATCAGAGATCGAAAGCTTTTCGCGCGCCTGGGGCGGATCGGTGCCGCTAGCGATCGTTCCGAACGCGTACCCGGATCTCGACGCCGAGCGGGTCAAAGCACTCGGGAATATCCGCGTAATAATCTACGGCAATTACGGTATCCGCGCTGCTGCAACTGCGATGAGAGAGACCTTCCGCCGAATCATTGCCGATGGCGGCGTCCAGAACGTCCACAAGGATATTCTGCCGGTCGAAGAGATTTTCGACCTCCAGAACGTGGATAGCGTCAAGGCGGCCGAAGCTCGCTTCCTTCGCTAG
- a CDS encoding LysR family transcriptional regulator translates to MATETDEVPLNAIRVFVTIAREGSVTRAASALRMTQSSVSRYLAVLQEYLGSDLMQRRGRRSELTEFGRLFANTVAEPLDTVCFTAKRMRRRNRRDTNRIVVRTSLSTFAYAFLIPNLQAFSNEMGGVVVDVISSLSQPTSSDDYDILITRDLSVIEPADDWELYNEQLVCVGSPNHVDGKSLPVVRTVPILNITSRPDIMPTWLRAMNLTPKDIKSGARYDHNYLALPAVMTGKCLLVAPEIIVSDLVRGGALNVIPRSRTPSGMQYRAYAVDRGDNPEMSRAFCRWLVRLCKKTALAETA, encoded by the coding sequence ATGGCTACCGAAACGGATGAAGTGCCACTCAATGCGATCCGGGTATTCGTCACAATTGCGCGCGAGGGAAGCGTAACCCGCGCGGCTAGCGCCTTGCGAATGACCCAGAGTTCGGTCAGCCGCTACCTCGCCGTGCTGCAGGAGTATCTGGGCAGTGACCTCATGCAGCGTCGCGGCCGGCGTAGCGAATTGACGGAATTCGGACGGCTTTTTGCGAACACGGTTGCAGAACCGCTAGATACCGTTTGCTTCACCGCTAAGAGAATGCGCCGCCGGAATCGTCGAGACACCAATCGGATTGTAGTCCGCACGTCACTCTCGACTTTCGCTTACGCCTTTCTGATTCCAAATCTCCAAGCTTTTTCTAATGAAATGGGCGGCGTAGTTGTGGATGTGATTAGCTCACTTTCGCAACCGACGTCGTCCGACGATTACGACATTTTGATCACACGGGATCTTTCCGTCATCGAGCCGGCAGATGATTGGGAACTCTACAACGAGCAACTCGTATGTGTGGGCTCACCAAATCACGTCGATGGCAAGAGCCTCCCGGTTGTTCGCACAGTACCCATCCTGAACATCACATCCCGGCCTGACATAATGCCGACATGGCTGCGGGCCATGAACCTGACCCCAAAGGATATAAAATCGGGAGCGCGATATGATCACAATTACCTGGCCCTGCCGGCGGTGATGACGGGCAAATGTCTTCTCGTCGCGCCCGAAATCATTGTAAGTGACCTGGTACGTGGTGGAGCTCTCAATGTGATTCCACGATCGCGCACTCCGAGCGGCATGCAGTATCGCGCCTATGCTGTCGACCGAGGCGATAATCCCGAAATGTCTCGCGCTTTTTGCCGGTGGCTCGTTCGTCTTTGTAAGAAGACCGCCCTTGCGGAGACGGCATAA
- a CDS encoding porin codes for MTLSETNFRLLRTIKNVVLTLASASLASSGAQAADLPVKARAVEYVKVCSLYGAGFYYIPGSDTCIKLGGYLRADVVANSNSDFDPAANGVAGARNRLGNSYTWRAREGLSIDTRTATEYGLVRTYFSGVFTWTSGGYTGAGTSAVNGATAYTTSTASQVAGGSLGVYSAFIQFAGFTMGKAVSQFSAPWTNYPGNDFDDLPGGGGWVTGVNQFTYTADFGQGITAAFSAQDQVAYGTTNIWNVSGATAAALATGAYGTNNIGGSSSPDLIAMVRIDQAWGLFQASFAAHDNHAGYYGGDEATGHPDDKWGWAAALALSIKNIPTGAGDTINVSGAYTNGATRYNFNDLMPTTYAMYGGTGLAGAYQSVGLAGLSDSVFVAGAGQELTKTYGFHAGYTHNWDPHWNSAIYGGWGAVRYNSAAKGYICGAFVANLALSSGNAGCNPDFNYGVVGVVTRWTPVKNLTFTADLAYTMLDQKYTSGSTVTLPVQSAVAKPAALYELKDQSTLTLLLRAQRNW; via the coding sequence ATGACACTCTCAGAAACGAACTTTCGCTTACTTCGAACAATCAAGAATGTTGTTTTGACTCTTGCGTCGGCGTCTCTCGCGTCGAGTGGGGCACAAGCTGCTGACCTGCCAGTCAAAGCCAGAGCAGTGGAGTACGTGAAGGTTTGCTCACTGTACGGCGCTGGCTTCTACTACATCCCTGGCTCGGACACTTGCATCAAGCTTGGCGGATATCTGCGCGCTGACGTTGTCGCGAATAGCAACAGCGATTTTGACCCGGCCGCCAATGGCGTAGCGGGAGCACGCAACCGTCTAGGCAACAGCTACACTTGGCGCGCTCGTGAAGGACTGAGCATCGACACGCGCACCGCGACTGAGTACGGCCTCGTTCGCACCTATTTCTCGGGCGTGTTCACCTGGACGTCAGGCGGCTATACTGGCGCCGGCACGAGCGCCGTCAATGGGGCGACCGCTTACACAACGTCGACCGCTTCACAGGTCGCTGGTGGTTCGCTCGGCGTCTACTCCGCCTTCATTCAGTTCGCAGGCTTTACGATGGGTAAGGCCGTCTCACAGTTCTCGGCGCCCTGGACCAACTATCCAGGCAACGACTTCGATGATCTTCCGGGCGGCGGCGGATGGGTCACCGGCGTGAACCAGTTCACCTATACCGCTGACTTCGGACAAGGCATCACAGCCGCTTTCTCAGCCCAGGATCAGGTCGCCTACGGCACGACCAATATCTGGAATGTAAGTGGAGCAACGGCGGCCGCTCTCGCCACCGGTGCGTACGGTACTAACAACATCGGCGGTTCATCGTCTCCAGACCTCATCGCGATGGTTCGTATTGACCAGGCGTGGGGTCTCTTCCAGGCGTCGTTCGCGGCGCACGACAACCATGCTGGGTACTACGGTGGCGACGAAGCGACCGGGCATCCGGACGACAAGTGGGGCTGGGCTGCTGCTTTGGCCTTGTCAATCAAGAACATCCCGACCGGAGCCGGTGACACGATCAACGTGTCAGGCGCTTATACCAACGGCGCGACCCGCTACAACTTCAACGATTTGATGCCAACCACCTACGCGATGTACGGCGGCACGGGGCTGGCAGGTGCTTATCAGAGCGTCGGCCTGGCGGGCTTGTCTGACTCCGTGTTCGTTGCCGGTGCGGGCCAGGAGCTAACCAAGACGTACGGCTTCCATGCTGGTTACACCCACAACTGGGATCCTCATTGGAATAGTGCCATCTACGGCGGCTGGGGCGCCGTTCGGTATAACAGCGCAGCGAAGGGCTACATCTGCGGTGCATTCGTAGCCAACCTTGCGCTGTCGAGCGGCAATGCTGGCTGTAATCCTGATTTCAACTATGGGGTTGTCGGCGTCGTCACGCGCTGGACACCGGTCAAGAACCTGACCTTCACGGCAGATCTAGCCTACACCATGCTCGACCAAAAGTACACGAGCGGAAGTACAGTGACACTGCCTGTGCAGTCTGCGGTCGCCAAGCCGGCGGCTCTTTACGAATTGAAAGATCAGAGCACGCTGACCCTGCTCTTGCGGGCTCAGCGGAACTGGTGA